GGCGTCCGTGAGCGCGAACCCGGTGAGCCCTTTTCCTTCACGGGTTCGCCTCCGGGCCGCTCCGGTCTCCGGCTCACCCGCTGTGCGGAGCAGCCCGCGGCCGGTCAGGGCGTCGGTGAGGGCGATGCCGAGCCGTCCGGCGAGGTGGTCGTAACAGGTACGGCCGCGTGCCATGGCCGATCCCGCGCTGGACTCCCGGAGGGAGCGCGGGCGCCCGGCGACGGCCGGCCGGACGTGCGCGGCGAGGTCCTCGACGAGCTGGGCCACGCGGGCGTCGGCGAGCCGCACGTACCGGTGCCGGCCCTGGCGCTCCTCGGCGAGCAGGCCGCCCGACACGAGTTTCCCGAGGTGCTCGCTGGCGGTCGACGGCGCGACTCCGGCGTGCCGGGCCAGCTCCCCGGCGGTCCACGCCCGCCCGTCGAGCAACGCCACCAGAAAACCGGCCCGCGTCTCGTCCGCCATCAGCCCGGCCAACGCCGCGAGCCCCGGTCCCACCGGATCCTTCGCCCTGGTCATGCCCGCAAGCATGCGACACGAACGCTTCGGCGTTCACCGAAACGTGCCAGGCATCAGCCCCTCGGGCGTCCCTCAACCCCCTGAACCAGCCGCTCATACTGCAGCGCCAGCCCATCCAGCAACGCGGCGAGCCCCGTCTCAAAGGCCCGCTCATCGACTTTCTCCTGGCGCTCCGCAAGCAGATGCGCCTGTCCGAGATGGGGATAGTCGGCAGGATCGTAGGTGGTGGCGTCATCGACGAACCCCCCGGCGAAGGAGCCGAGCGCGGACCCCATGACGAAGTACCGCATCAGCGCCCCGATCGACGTGGCCTGAGCCGCCGGCCACCCCGCGTCGACCATCGCACCGAACACCGCGTCGGCGAGCCGGAGCCCGGCGGGCCTGCGTCCGGGCCCGCGCGCGAGGACCGGAACGATGTTCGGGTGGTCCCGCAGGGCCGCGCGGTACGAGACGGCCCAGTCGTGCAGCGCGGTACGCCAATCACGACCGTCCTCGAACATCGACAGATCGACCTGCGCGCTCACCGAGTCCGCGACCGCCTCCAGGATCTGGTCCTTGGTGCGGAAGTGGTTGTAGAGCGACGGCCCGCTCACCCCCAGTTCGGCCGCGAGCCGGCGCGTCGAGACGGCCGCCAGGCCCTCGGCGTCCACCAGGGCCCGTGCCGTCTCGACGATGCGGTCGGTGCTGAGGAGGGGCTTGCGCGGTCGGGCCATGGCGCACATAGTAGGGCTGCGACCAGAAACTAGCAGTGCTAATTTAAATGTGCGGCTTCTGTGACTTTCCCTGCCCGTTCGGTGTCCGCCATCTGTCCGCTATCTGTGGGGTGACTCGGTATGAACCTGGAGCTCAGCGAGGAGCAGACCGCCGCCCGCCGGCTCGCCAAGGACTTCGTGGACCGCGAGGTCGCCCCGCATGTCATCGAGTGGGACCGTGCCGAGGAAGTGGACCGGTCCATCGTGAAGAAGCTCGGTGAGGTCGGCTTCCTCGGGCTCACCCTCGACGAGGAGTACGGCGGAAGCGGCGGCGACCACCTCGCGTACTGCCTCGTCACGGAGGAACTCGGGCGCGGTGACTCCTCCGTACGCGGGATCGTCTCCGTCTCGCTGGGCCTGGTCGCCAAGTCGATCGCGTCCTGGGGGAGCGAGGAGCAGCAGCGCCAGTGGCTGCCGGGGCTGACCTCCGGCGCGTACGTCGGCTGCTTCGGACTCACCGAGCCCGGCGCCGGCTCGGACGCGGGCCATCTGTCGACGAAGGCCGTACGCGACGGCGACGACTACGTCATCAACGGCACCAAGATGTTCATCACGAACGGCACTTGGGCCGATGTCGTTCTCCTCTTCGCCCGGTCGACCGACGCCCCGGGGCACAGAGGCATCTCCGCCTTCCTCGTGCCGACGGACACCCCCGGCCTGTCCCGCCGCACCATCCACGGCAAGCTCGGGCTGCGCGGACAGGCCACTGCCGAGCTGGTCTTCGAGGATGTGCGCGTGCCCGCGACCGTCATGATGGCGCCCGAGGGCAAGGGGTTCGCCGTCGCCATGTCCGCGCTCGCCAAGGGGCGGATGTCCGTGGCGGCGGGCTGCGTCGGCATCGCCCAGGCGGCGCTGGACGCGGCCGTGACGTACGCGACCGAGCGCGAGCAGTTCGGCAGGACCATCGCCCACCACCAGCTCGTACAGGAGCTGATCAGCGACATGGCCGTCGACGTGGACGCGGCCCGGCTGCTGACCTGGCGGGTCGCCGATCTCATCGACCGCGGGCTGCCGTTCGCCACCGAGTCCTCGAAAGCCAAGCTCTTCGCCTCCGAGGCCGCCGTGCGCGCCGCGAACAACGCGCTCCAGGTCTTCGGCGGCTACGGCTACATCGACGAATACCCGGCGGGGAAGCTGCTGCGCGACGCCCGCGTGATGACCCTCTACGAGGGCACGAGCCAGATCCAGAAGCTGGTCATCGGCCGTGCTCTGACCGGGGTTTCGGCCTTCTGAGTACGGACCGGTGCGGTTTCGGTTCTCAGAGTGCCGGCCGGGGTTTCGGCTGTCTGAGTACCGGACTGAGTACGTCGGCGGATGTGGCCGGCCCCTCTACCGCCGACGCTTGTCCCCATGAGTGACTCACCGGGCAAGCAGCAGAACACGGCCGCCTTCCACGGCCAGGCCGTCGCCTCCTTCGCCGTCGCCATGGCCGCCACGGCGATCGGTATCTTCAAACTGAACGCCGACGCCTGGGTGCGGGGCTTCCTGGGCATCGCCGTCCTGTACCTGGTCACCTCCGCCTTCACCCTGGCCAAAGTGATCCGCGACAGGCAGGAGGCGCAGGCCCGCACGTACCACCCCTTCGAAAAGCTC
This genomic interval from Streptomyces dengpaensis contains the following:
- a CDS encoding ArsR/SmtB family transcription factor: MLAGMTRAKDPVGPGLAALAGLMADETRAGFLVALLDGRAWTAGELARHAGVAPSTASEHLGKLVSGGLLAEERQGRHRYVRLADARVAQLVEDLAAHVRPAVAGRPRSLRESSAGSAMARGRTCYDHLAGRLGIALTDALTGRGLLRTAGEPETGAARRRTREGKGLTGFALTDAGLRWFDAAGISLERTGRRPLARACLDWTERRPHLAGTAGAALCRHALDARWCVRIGSERAVKVTPEGTHAFAELLGIEATALS
- a CDS encoding acyl-CoA dehydrogenase family protein, with the translated sequence MNLELSEEQTAARRLAKDFVDREVAPHVIEWDRAEEVDRSIVKKLGEVGFLGLTLDEEYGGSGGDHLAYCLVTEELGRGDSSVRGIVSVSLGLVAKSIASWGSEEQQRQWLPGLTSGAYVGCFGLTEPGAGSDAGHLSTKAVRDGDDYVINGTKMFITNGTWADVVLLFARSTDAPGHRGISAFLVPTDTPGLSRRTIHGKLGLRGQATAELVFEDVRVPATVMMAPEGKGFAVAMSALAKGRMSVAAGCVGIAQAALDAAVTYATEREQFGRTIAHHQLVQELISDMAVDVDAARLLTWRVADLIDRGLPFATESSKAKLFASEAAVRAANNALQVFGGYGYIDEYPAGKLLRDARVMTLYEGTSQIQKLVIGRALTGVSAF
- a CDS encoding TetR/AcrR family transcriptional regulator, translated to MARPRKPLLSTDRIVETARALVDAEGLAAVSTRRLAAELGVSGPSLYNHFRTKDQILEAVADSVSAQVDLSMFEDGRDWRTALHDWAVSYRAALRDHPNIVPVLARGPGRRPAGLRLADAVFGAMVDAGWPAAQATSIGALMRYFVMGSALGSFAGGFVDDATTYDPADYPHLGQAHLLAERQEKVDERAFETGLAALLDGLALQYERLVQGVEGRPRG
- a CDS encoding YiaA/YiaB family inner membrane protein codes for the protein MSDSPGKQQNTAAFHGQAVASFAVAMAATAIGIFKLNADAWVRGFLGIAVLYLVTSAFTLAKVIRDRQEAQARTYHPFEKL